In one window of Marinifilum sp. JC120 DNA:
- a CDS encoding dinitrogenase iron-molybdenum cofactor biosynthesis protein → MRGNEGRNNHSMLLCLACYEDRLASVFDNAPDLKLFRVEDNKICPAGYLSLPSKDPKDRTSAIMTCGATFLICGAICGCTMNELEQAGIRVLPWIRGMIDEVLSAYQQNCLENLVMPGCRGRGRCGQGNRGFRARKTTQEAMHPDGPTLNSVQRSK, encoded by the coding sequence ATGAGAGGAAACGAAGGACGCAATAACCATTCAATGCTGCTTTGTTTGGCCTGTTATGAAGACAGGCTGGCCTCTGTATTTGACAATGCCCCGGACCTGAAATTGTTCCGGGTGGAAGACAATAAAATTTGCCCCGCAGGTTACCTATCCCTTCCCTCAAAAGACCCAAAGGACAGGACATCCGCCATTATGACCTGCGGGGCAACATTTTTAATATGTGGTGCAATCTGCGGTTGCACCATGAATGAACTGGAACAGGCCGGAATAAGGGTTCTTCCGTGGATCAGGGGGATGATCGACGAAGTACTCTCGGCCTATCAACAGAACTGTCTGGAAAATCTTGTAATGCCCGGTTGCCGAGGCAGAGGCAGATGTGGACAGGGGAACAGAGGCTTCAGGGCCAGAAAAACTACTCAGGAAGCAATGCATCCTGACGGACCGACCCTGAACTCAGTGCAAAGGAGTAAATAA
- a CDS encoding flavodoxin family protein, producing MILGIEGSPRKKGNSHKMLQAILGGASKQGILGTEVHLRDLKYDPCVGCEICRKEKACRRFEDDMTDLYPKIEESKGLVLISPVHNYNVTAWMKAFIDRLYCYYNFEDTRPRAWSSRLAGQGRKAVIGAIAEQSDKKDMGFTIEAMRLPLEALGYEIVEELPVLRLFDRGIIAEHQEIMDRAHKAGVKLAEAVTKG from the coding sequence ATGATCTTAGGCATTGAAGGCAGTCCCCGCAAAAAAGGCAATTCCCACAAAATGTTGCAGGCAATTCTTGGCGGAGCATCTAAGCAGGGAATTCTTGGCACCGAAGTACATCTTAGAGACCTCAAATATGATCCCTGCGTGGGCTGCGAAATCTGCCGCAAAGAAAAAGCATGCCGTCGCTTTGAAGACGACATGACTGATCTTTATCCTAAAATTGAGGAATCAAAGGGGCTGGTTCTCATATCCCCGGTCCATAACTATAATGTAACCGCGTGGATGAAGGCGTTCATCGATCGTTTGTACTGCTACTACAATTTTGAGGACACCCGCCCCCGGGCATGGTCCAGCAGGTTGGCCGGACAGGGACGCAAAGCTGTAATCGGGGCCATTGCCGAACAGTCAGACAAAAAGGATATGGGCTTTACCATTGAAGCCATGCGCCTGCCCCTTGAGGCTCTGGGCTATGAAATAGTGGAAGAACTTCCGGTACTGCGACTCTTTGACCGGGGCATCATCGCTGAGCATCAGGAAATCATGGACCGGGCACACAAGGCTGGCGTCAAGCTGGCAGAGGCCGTAACAAAAGGATAA
- a CDS encoding ABC transporter substrate-binding protein, translating into MVKRYLLFLTVILSLLLPVGSGMAKDCGVRIITEISHPSTILDNGRITGFGVEIVEAIKKELGCDTPIEVMPWARGYRYLLNQPDVLLFSTARTVEREDMFHWVGPIACYKWVFYGLKGMTDKVKSIEDAKKVSGIGVYRNDARAQFLKSQGFTNLEVMDTQEANFKKLLRGRVELVATSNIGVPGFLDSNEELRKRAVPILIFHNVKLYLALSKKTDPEKVRSWQDAFKVLKERGTIGQIQDKWIERCKK; encoded by the coding sequence ATGGTGAAACGTTATTTGCTGTTTTTGACGGTAATTTTAAGCCTCTTGCTTCCGGTAGGTTCCGGGATGGCGAAGGATTGCGGAGTGAGGATAATTACCGAGATCAGCCATCCTTCGACAATTCTTGACAATGGCCGGATTACCGGGTTTGGGGTTGAAATTGTCGAAGCTATAAAAAAAGAACTCGGCTGCGACACGCCCATCGAGGTGATGCCTTGGGCGCGAGGATATAGATATCTTCTTAATCAGCCTGATGTGTTGCTCTTTTCAACAGCAAGAACCGTTGAACGCGAGGACATGTTTCACTGGGTAGGGCCTATTGCCTGTTATAAATGGGTCTTCTATGGCTTGAAGGGCATGACGGATAAAGTAAAGAGTATTGAGGACGCAAAAAAAGTTTCCGGTATAGGGGTGTACCGCAATGATGCTCGGGCGCAGTTTTTGAAGAGCCAGGGATTCACAAATCTTGAAGTTATGGACACTCAGGAAGCTAATTTCAAAAAGCTTCTGCGGGGCAGGGTTGAGCTGGTGGCTACATCAAATATTGGCGTGCCGGGCTTTCTTGATTCCAATGAAGAATTGCGCAAAAGGGCGGTCCCGATCCTTATTTTTCATAATGTGAAGCTTTATCTCGCTCTTTCAAAAAAGACTGATCCAGAAAAGGTCCGTAGCTGGCAGGATGCTTTTAAGGTATTAAAAGAGCGAGGCACGATTGGACAGATTCAGGATAAGTGGATTGAGAGGTGCAAGAAGTAA
- a CDS encoding dinitrogenase iron-molybdenum cofactor biosynthesis protein yields the protein MKIAISCQGNDLNGNIDPRFGRAKGFLVCDTDADTQEYIDNTQNLNAAQGAGIQSAQNVAATGATAVITGHVGPKAFTALDKGAIKIYLIGGGTVAEALASFKDGKLDAAEDADKPGHW from the coding sequence ATGAAAATCGCCATCAGCTGTCAGGGCAACGATCTCAACGGTAATATCGACCCTCGCTTCGGTCGCGCTAAAGGCTTTCTGGTCTGCGATACCGATGCCGACACCCAAGAATACATCGATAACACCCAGAACCTGAATGCCGCTCAGGGAGCCGGGATTCAGTCTGCCCAGAACGTGGCTGCCACAGGTGCTACTGCTGTTATCACCGGTCATGTAGGCCCAAAAGCCTTCACTGCCCTTGATAAGGGGGCCATCAAGATCTATCTCATCGGCGGAGGGACTGTTGCCGAAGCCCTGGCTTCATTCAAAGACGGTAAGCTGGATGCTGCCGAAGACGCAGACAAACCGGGCCACTGGTAA
- a CDS encoding chromosome partitioning protein ParA yields MSDHACGSCSSSGSGCSSQGCEPEDMKLKKTLSRIKHKIVVISGKGGVGKSTVATNIAVALSLAGKQVGLLDVDVHGPSVPRLLSLEDQKPHIGHEIIEPISWSSNLWVMSLGFMLPSKDDPVIWRGPVKIGLIKQFVQDVAWNDLDFLVVDCPPGTGDEPLSALQTLGQDAHAVIVTTPQGVAVDDVRRSVNFCKQVGNPVLGIVENMSGFVCPDCGNVHNIFNTGGGEDLAKETGVTFLGRIPLDPEVGRSGDEGYPIIRTDHESATGQALNTIIKPMLNLTETLQENNEMPKPEEFEVKNGMMRIAVPVAAGKLCMHFGHCEQFALMDVDVASKGIVATNMETPPPHEPGVLPKWIAEQGVQLVLAGGMGSRAQSLFTDAGVKVIVGSPAEAPENVVSNYLAGTLQTGSNTCDH; encoded by the coding sequence ATGAGCGATCACGCATGCGGAAGCTGCTCTTCCTCCGGTTCAGGATGCTCTTCTCAGGGCTGTGAGCCCGAAGACATGAAACTGAAAAAAACCCTTTCCAGAATCAAACATAAAATCGTGGTGATTTCCGGTAAAGGCGGCGTAGGTAAAAGTACTGTGGCAACCAACATCGCTGTTGCCCTTTCCCTTGCCGGTAAACAGGTTGGCCTGCTTGACGTGGACGTTCATGGCCCCAGTGTTCCCCGGTTGCTCAGCCTTGAAGACCAAAAGCCTCACATCGGCCATGAAATAATCGAGCCTATCTCCTGGTCCAGCAATCTCTGGGTTATGTCCCTCGGCTTCATGCTGCCCAGCAAAGATGATCCGGTCATCTGGCGCGGTCCGGTGAAAATCGGTCTGATCAAACAGTTCGTACAGGATGTTGCCTGGAACGATCTTGATTTTCTCGTTGTCGACTGCCCTCCCGGAACCGGCGACGAACCCCTTTCCGCATTGCAGACCCTTGGTCAGGATGCCCATGCTGTTATCGTAACCACCCCGCAGGGCGTGGCTGTTGACGATGTGCGCCGTTCCGTAAACTTCTGCAAACAGGTCGGCAACCCCGTTCTCGGTATTGTTGAAAACATGAGCGGTTTCGTCTGCCCTGATTGTGGCAATGTACATAATATTTTCAACACCGGCGGCGGTGAAGACCTTGCCAAGGAAACCGGTGTAACTTTCCTCGGACGTATTCCCCTTGACCCTGAAGTGGGACGTTCCGGCGATGAAGGCTACCCCATCATCCGTACCGATCACGAAAGCGCAACAGGTCAGGCTCTGAATACCATCATCAAGCCCATGCTCAATCTCACCGAGACTTTGCAGGAGAACAATGAGATGCCTAAACCTGAAGAATTTGAAGTCAAAAACGGCATGATGAGAATTGCAGTTCCCGTTGCAGCAGGCAAACTCTGCATGCACTTCGGCCATTGCGAACAATTCGCTCTCATGGATGTTGATGTTGCCTCCAAAGGCATTGTAGCCACCAACATGGAAACTCCCCCGCCCCACGAACCCGGCGTACTTCCCAAATGGATCGCCGAGCAGGGCGTACAGCTGGTACTGGCAGGCGGCATGGGTTCACGTGCACAGTCCCTGTTCACTGACGCCGGCGTAAAAGTCATTGTCGGTTCCCCGGCTGAAGCTCCTGAAAACGTAGTTTCCAACTACCTCGCAGGTACCCTCCAGACCGGATCAAATACCTGCGACCACTAG
- a CDS encoding sodium:alanine symporter family protein, whose product MDFMTSLDAIVGKIGAFAWGPPMLVLLVGTGFWLTLALRGVQFTKLFYALYLALIKRKEDTDEPGDITHFQALMTALSATVGTGNIAGVATAVAIGGPGALFWMWMTGLVGMATKYAEAVLAVKYREVDENGEMSGGPMYYISKGLNMPWLGTLFAIFASIAAFGIGNMVQSNSVADAVEATYGVSPYITGGLLMILTAAVILGGIKKIGKVTGTLVPIMIVFYMAGAAYIILSNIAEVPAAFALIFDQAFNPTSAVGGFAGATVMLAIRMGVARGVFSNESGLGSAPIAAAAAQTKEPVTQALVSMTQTFIDTLVVCTMTGLVLILTGAWSNGTTGAELTTIAFAQGMTGGAHIVTIGLILFAYSTILGWCYYGEKSMEYLFGVKAVLPYRLVFICFVGVGAIAKLSFVWNLSDTFNGLMAIPNLIGLLMLTPVVVSETKKYFAKQDKKIAAQTESK is encoded by the coding sequence ATGGATTTCATGACTTCACTGGACGCAATTGTAGGTAAGATCGGTGCATTCGCATGGGGACCGCCCATGCTGGTTCTTCTGGTCGGTACAGGCTTCTGGCTGACCCTCGCTCTGCGCGGTGTCCAGTTCACTAAACTTTTCTACGCATTGTACCTTGCACTCATCAAACGCAAGGAAGACACTGACGAACCCGGCGACATCACCCACTTTCAGGCCCTGATGACCGCCCTTTCCGCAACAGTCGGTACCGGTAACATTGCAGGTGTTGCTACCGCAGTAGCAATCGGTGGTCCCGGCGCACTGTTCTGGATGTGGATGACCGGTCTCGTAGGCATGGCAACCAAGTACGCGGAAGCCGTTCTTGCTGTTAAATACAGAGAAGTAGACGAAAACGGCGAAATGAGCGGTGGTCCCATGTACTACATTTCCAAGGGCCTGAACATGCCCTGGTTGGGAACTCTTTTCGCAATTTTCGCTTCCATCGCTGCTTTCGGTATCGGTAATATGGTTCAGTCCAACTCCGTTGCTGACGCTGTTGAAGCTACTTATGGGGTTTCCCCCTACATCACCGGCGGACTGCTGATGATCCTGACCGCTGCTGTTATCCTCGGCGGCATCAAGAAAATCGGTAAAGTAACCGGAACGCTCGTACCCATCATGATCGTTTTCTACATGGCCGGCGCAGCGTACATCATTCTTTCCAACATCGCAGAAGTACCCGCAGCTTTTGCTCTCATTTTTGACCAGGCTTTCAACCCCACTTCCGCAGTTGGCGGTTTCGCAGGTGCAACCGTAATGCTGGCTATCCGCATGGGTGTTGCCCGCGGTGTATTCTCTAACGAATCCGGTCTCGGTAGTGCTCCTATCGCTGCTGCTGCTGCACAGACCAAGGAACCTGTAACTCAGGCTCTGGTCTCCATGACCCAGACTTTCATCGATACTCTCGTTGTCTGCACCATGACCGGTCTGGTACTCATTCTCACCGGCGCATGGTCCAACGGAACCACCGGCGCAGAACTGACCACCATCGCATTTGCTCAGGGTATGACTGGCGGCGCACACATTGTCACCATCGGCCTGATCCTTTTCGCTTACTCCACCATCCTCGGCTGGTGCTACTACGGTGAAAAATCCATGGAATACCTGTTCGGCGTCAAGGCAGTACTGCCTTACCGCCTCGTATTCATTTGCTTCGTAGGTGTCGGTGCCATCGCCAAGCTCAGCTTCGTATGGAACCTTTCCGATACGTTTAACGGTCTCATGGCGATCCCCAACCTCATCGGTCTGCTCATGCTGACCCCGGTTGTTGTATCTGAAACCAAGAAGTACTTCGCCAAGCAGGACAAGAAAATAGCCGCACAGACTGAATCCAAATAG
- a CDS encoding PAS domain-containing protein translates to MKFPSNLPCSAVLDSLADGVFTVDRDWNITFFNEAASRITGIPAKEAVGSKCWDVFHSSLCDGDCALRSCMKDCGRISNKSIFFIHADGRKVPVSISAAPLVDAEGKLIGGVESFRDLTDIQMIRREVEESWRFEDIIGKSAQLGKVFSILPQVSKSEATVLLLGESGTGKELFARAIHNLSERKHGPFVAVNCGALPDNLLESELFGYKAGAFTDARKDKAGRFELAAGGTIFLDEIGDMPAKLQVKLLRVLQEKTFEPLGAVQSVKTNVRIVAATNKNLAELVEEGNFRQDLYYRLNVVTLNLPALKERVEDIPLLINHFVNRLNALQGKEIDGISEDTLHILMRHPFPGNVRELENILEFAFILCPSGFIQVEHLPEYLQPQAKDTAPHEDTPLTMDEIKCIAVRRALERNNGKKMATCRELCISKDTLRRTIARCENIDA, encoded by the coding sequence ATGAAGTTTCCCAGCAACCTACCGTGTTCGGCTGTGCTCGACTCTTTAGCAGACGGGGTATTTACGGTAGACCGGGACTGGAACATAACTTTCTTCAATGAAGCGGCCAGCCGGATCACCGGAATCCCTGCGAAAGAAGCTGTGGGTTCCAAATGCTGGGACGTCTTCCACTCCAGCCTCTGCGACGGCGACTGCGCCCTGCGGTCCTGCATGAAAGATTGCGGCCGCATCTCCAATAAATCCATATTTTTCATCCACGCTGACGGACGCAAAGTCCCGGTATCCATCAGTGCTGCGCCTCTTGTTGATGCTGAGGGCAAACTCATTGGCGGAGTTGAAAGCTTCCGCGACCTTACTGACATCCAGATGATCCGCCGCGAAGTTGAAGAATCATGGCGCTTTGAAGATATCATCGGCAAAAGTGCTCAGCTTGGAAAAGTATTTTCTATCCTACCGCAAGTCAGCAAAAGCGAAGCCACGGTATTGCTGCTGGGTGAATCCGGTACAGGTAAAGAACTTTTTGCCCGCGCCATCCACAACCTCAGTGAACGCAAACATGGTCCTTTTGTGGCTGTAAACTGCGGCGCACTGCCCGACAATCTGCTTGAATCAGAACTTTTCGGTTACAAAGCCGGAGCCTTTACCGATGCCCGCAAAGATAAAGCCGGACGGTTTGAACTTGCCGCAGGCGGAACCATTTTCCTTGATGAGATAGGAGATATGCCCGCCAAGTTACAGGTCAAACTGCTTCGTGTTTTACAGGAAAAAACTTTTGAACCGCTGGGTGCTGTGCAAAGTGTAAAGACCAATGTACGTATTGTAGCCGCTACAAATAAAAATCTGGCGGAACTGGTGGAAGAAGGAAACTTCCGGCAGGACCTGTACTACCGCCTGAATGTGGTCACCCTCAATCTACCCGCACTCAAAGAGCGTGTTGAAGACATCCCACTTCTGATCAACCATTTCGTAAACAGGCTCAACGCCCTGCAAGGCAAAGAGATCGACGGTATTTCTGAAGATACCCTGCACATCCTCATGCGACACCCCTTTCCCGGTAATGTGCGGGAACTGGAAAATATTCTTGAATTCGCATTTATCCTCTGCCCATCGGGCTTCATTCAGGTGGAGCATCTGCCTGAATACTTACAGCCCCAAGCCAAAGACACCGCTCCCCATGAAGATACCCCCCTGACCATGGATGAGATTAAATGCATTGCCGTACGCCGCGCCCTTGAACGTAACAACGGCAAGAAAATGGCAACCTGTCGCGAACTTTGTATTTCCAAAGACACCCTGCGCCGCACCATCGCCCGCTGCGAAAACATAGACGCATAA
- a CDS encoding hydrogenase maturation nickel metallochaperone HypA, with protein MHEMSIAQSILAIIEEEMEKQPGATLKKIVVGNGALAGIVSDALTFGWEAVTIGTSLQGSVLEVNEIPIKVRCGECKHEFLPEDKLYMACPKCGLEIGHEVLQGKELQIESIEIDD; from the coding sequence ATGCACGAAATGTCAATAGCGCAAAGTATACTTGCAATCATTGAAGAGGAAATGGAAAAGCAACCCGGCGCCACCCTCAAGAAAATTGTGGTTGGTAACGGCGCGCTTGCGGGAATAGTCTCAGATGCTCTCACTTTCGGCTGGGAAGCGGTTACCATAGGGACATCCCTTCAAGGCTCTGTTCTTGAAGTAAATGAAATCCCCATCAAAGTCCGCTGCGGCGAATGCAAACATGAATTTTTACCCGAAGACAAATTATACATGGCCTGCCCAAAATGCGGTCTGGAAATAGGTCATGAAGTACTTCAGGGCAAGGAATTGCAAATCGAAAGCATTGAGATTGACGATTAA
- a CDS encoding LysR family transcriptional regulator: MPRLTTKFCLFDRKKRTVPMDFRQLKTFRTVARLMSFRAAAQELHCTQSTVSAQIRNLEDDVGVKLFERLGRRIALTSEGEVLLPLAKKMLLMREEARHRVGATGDKSCSLTVRIPQSLASFHLPKVLEQYWGAFPYVQFSFANCAYSELEAEIHAGLTDIAFLLADSLPEKHLDTKLIGSQKLVYGLCKKHHLAGRKSLTVDDLKGERLFVPTHDCSYRMQLQKSIDDSSGYCSIIECSSMETLKRCVDLNLGIAVVPAGVAGDLDERCISVPSSDVFAEVGILRIWHKDKLVSEELAAFAEMFEEIL; this comes from the coding sequence ATGCCGCGTCTAACGACTAAATTTTGTCTCTTTGATCGAAAAAAACGAACAGTACCTATGGATTTCAGACAGCTAAAAACTTTCCGAACTGTTGCCCGTCTTATGAGTTTCCGTGCTGCTGCCCAAGAACTGCATTGCACGCAATCGACCGTATCCGCTCAGATCCGTAATTTGGAGGATGATGTGGGGGTGAAGCTTTTTGAAAGATTGGGTCGAAGGATTGCCCTGACCTCAGAGGGGGAAGTCTTGCTTCCACTGGCTAAGAAGATGCTACTTATGCGTGAAGAAGCCAGACACAGAGTGGGAGCGACCGGGGATAAGAGTTGTTCTCTGACGGTTAGAATTCCTCAGAGTCTAGCTTCATTTCATTTGCCGAAGGTATTGGAACAGTATTGGGGGGCGTTTCCGTATGTACAATTCAGCTTTGCCAATTGTGCATATTCCGAATTGGAGGCGGAGATTCATGCAGGACTAACAGATATTGCTTTCCTGTTGGCTGACAGTCTGCCTGAAAAGCATCTGGACACGAAGTTGATTGGTTCTCAGAAATTAGTGTATGGTCTATGTAAGAAGCATCATTTGGCTGGGCGTAAGTCACTTACTGTAGATGATTTGAAAGGGGAGCGGCTTTTTGTTCCGACCCATGATTGTAGTTACAGGATGCAGCTACAAAAAAGTATTGATGACAGTTCCGGCTATTGCTCAATAATTGAATGCAGCAGCATGGAGACACTGAAGAGATGTGTAGACTTAAATCTCGGCATAGCTGTTGTTCCCGCCGGAGTTGCGGGGGACTTGGATGAAAGATGTATATCTGTCCCTTCCTCGGATGTTTTTGCTGAAGTAGGGATATTGCGTATCTGGCATAAAGATAAGCTGGTTTCTGAAGAGCTGGCAGCCTTTGCCGAAATGTTTGAGGAAATACTGTAG
- the hypB gene encoding hydrogenase accessory protein HypB: MGEIPVVRNILEANDRIAEELNQFFKEKNILCLNLMSSPGSGKTSLLEKTLADLKGEFKMAVIEGDLQTDNDARRVAATGAQAVQINTEGGCHLNSSQVKEALSLIDIEGLDILFVENVGNLVCPAEFNVGEDHKITLLTVTEGDDKPEKYPLMFHISSVMILNKIDLLPYVDFDLEKAKQHARKLNADIDLFPLSCRTREGLEAWYEWLRKAREEKK, translated from the coding sequence ATGGGTGAGATCCCTGTGGTACGCAACATTCTGGAAGCAAACGACAGAATTGCCGAAGAATTGAACCAGTTTTTCAAAGAGAAGAATATTCTCTGCCTCAACCTGATGAGTTCCCCCGGGTCCGGTAAAACCAGCCTGCTGGAAAAGACCCTTGCAGACCTCAAAGGTGAATTCAAGATGGCGGTCATCGAAGGTGATCTCCAGACCGACAACGACGCTCGCCGCGTTGCCGCCACCGGGGCACAAGCCGTTCAGATTAATACTGAAGGCGGATGCCACCTCAACTCCAGCCAGGTAAAGGAAGCACTTTCCCTTATCGACATCGAGGGACTCGATATTCTTTTCGTGGAAAACGTGGGCAACCTTGTATGTCCCGCTGAATTCAATGTCGGCGAAGACCACAAGATTACCCTGCTGACCGTGACTGAGGGCGACGACAAACCTGAAAAATATCCCCTCATGTTCCACATTTCCTCTGTGATGATCCTGAACAAAATCGACCTCCTGCCCTACGTGGACTTCGATCTTGAAAAGGCCAAGCAGCATGCACGCAAGCTGAACGCAGACATCGATCTGTTCCCCCTGTCCTGCCGCACCCGCGAAGGACTGGAAGCATGGTACGAATGGCTCCGCAAAGCCCGCGAAGAAAAAAAATAA
- a CDS encoding TetR/AcrR family transcriptional regulator: MKTKDIILATAKEMISEVGFHKATTANLAKMANISEGTIYRHFESKEDILLHILDALEVQFSYYIESIRQKLDRDECTMEEIMTEYFTFVEANDVDMKIMLSTYGLLDSSKRLMAVFLKNLELILEDCIKLGIKKGVIHDVSVEENATVVMTIIFGLTRMQLYWPDRRDVRAEAVEFCRRSILK, from the coding sequence ATGAAAACCAAGGATATCATCCTCGCAACTGCCAAGGAAATGATTTCAGAGGTGGGTTTCCACAAAGCCACTACCGCTAATCTGGCAAAAATGGCTAATATTTCTGAGGGTACCATCTACAGACATTTTGAAAGCAAGGAAGATATACTGCTTCATATTCTGGATGCCCTTGAGGTGCAGTTTTCCTATTACATTGAGTCCATCCGGCAAAAGCTGGACCGGGATGAATGTACTATGGAAGAGATCATGACCGAGTATTTCACTTTTGTTGAAGCGAATGATGTCGACATGAAGATTATGCTCTCAACATACGGATTGCTGGATTCATCTAAAAGGTTGATGGCTGTATTTCTCAAAAATCTTGAATTGATTCTTGAAGATTGCATCAAGCTCGGCATTAAGAAAGGAGTTATTCACGATGTGTCTGTTGAAGAAAACGCCACCGTGGTAATGACCATTATCTTCGGCTTGACCAGAATGCAGCTTTACTGGCCAGACCGCAGGGATGTTCGCGCTGAAGCTGTTGAGTTCTGCCGTCGCAGTATTCTCAAATAA
- a CDS encoding CBS domain-containing protein: protein MYVGLKMLKDFVTVTPDTLVKEADKILEDNQLWMLLVKDGEDLVGYVTKEDVRAALPSVINSLDKHELSYLLSKITVREVVRKNITMIPPETEIEAAADLMFEMNLSGLAVVDENKKLIGYINRNKMLELLVEEMGLKQGGTRIVVDVEERTGVLYEVAGIISNMKYNIISTGLFHHNNRRMVVVRVDTEDASLIVAALQERGYKVVGPEDFMAEWATK, encoded by the coding sequence ATGTATGTGGGACTGAAAATGCTTAAGGACTTTGTGACCGTAACCCCGGATACTCTGGTCAAGGAAGCGGACAAAATCCTGGAAGACAATCAGTTGTGGATGCTTCTTGTGAAAGACGGGGAAGACCTCGTGGGTTATGTCACCAAGGAGGATGTCCGTGCGGCTTTGCCTTCAGTTATCAATTCTCTTGATAAACATGAACTTAGCTATTTGCTGAGCAAAATTACTGTGCGTGAAGTGGTGCGCAAGAATATAACCATGATTCCCCCGGAAACTGAGATTGAAGCTGCCGCCGATCTCATGTTTGAAATGAATCTTTCCGGGCTTGCGGTTGTTGATGAGAACAAGAAGCTCATCGGTTACATCAACCGTAACAAGATGCTGGAACTGCTGGTCGAGGAAATGGGGCTCAAGCAAGGCGGTACCCGTATCGTCGTTGATGTTGAGGAACGTACCGGCGTGCTCTACGAAGTTGCCGGAATTATTTCTAATATGAAATATAATATCATCAGTACCGGACTTTTTCATCACAACAACCGCAGGATGGTCGTTGTTCGTGTGGATACAGAAGATGCATCTCTTATAGTGGCTGCACTTCAGGAACGCGGTTACAAGGTGGTCGGTCCTGAAGATTTCATGGCTGAATGGGCCACTAAATAG